In Streptomyces pluripotens, the genomic window CAGATTCAGGCTCATCGGGCGCTCCCCAGGGCGGTCAGCGGGTCGACGGAGGTGATGCGGCGGACGGACAGGCCGGCCCCGAGCGCGCCGAGCAGGATCATCACGACGGCCGGTACGAGGACGGTGGCGGGGGTGAGGAGGAACGGCACGGCGCTCTTCACGACGGCGGCGCCGAGACCTGCGGCGATCGCGGTACCGACGAGGGTGCCGCCGACGAGGAGGACCACGGCCTGGCCGAGTGCGTCCTTGAGTAGTTGGGCGGTGGACGCGCCCAGAGCCTTGAGGACGGCGATGTCACCGCTGCGCTGAATGGTCCAGACGGTGAAGAAGGCGCCGACGACCAGGGCGGAGATGGCGAACAGGAACCCGCGCATCAGTTGCAGCGAGCCGTTCTCGGACGTGTACGAGCCGATCGCGGACAGCGAGTTGTCCTTCGAGACCGTCTTGGTGCCGATCGCCCGGTCGGCGGCGCTGACGTCAACGCCGGAGGCGGTGTTCAGCGCGATCACGGTCGCGGCCGGGCCGGTGCCGCTGCCGGTGGGGGGTGCGGTCCGCTGCCAGACGTCAAGGCTCGTCCAGATGACCGGCGTGTGGGTGAAGAAGGCGTCGCCCTGCACGGCGGCCACGGTCATCTTCTGCCCGGCCAGGGTGAAGGTGCCGCCCGGCTTGAGGCCGAGGTCGTCGGCTGCCGTGGTGGACAGCACCGCCGCGGATCCCTTGACGTCGCTGCCGTCCGGGGCCAGGCGGGAGCCGGGCCGGACGCCGAAGACGGAGACGCCGGCGCTCCTCTCCCCCGCGGTGGCCCTGGTGGTGCTGATGCCCAGCGGTTCGGCACGAGTGACTCCGGGGACCTTGGCCCAGCGCTGCCACTGCTCGGCCGTGACGTTCGAGTTGGCGTACGACAGGTCCTGGCCCCTGCTGGGCGCGGCGAAGGCTATCCGGTCGGCCGGCAGGCCGGTGATGGCCGAGGTGTTCTGCCGGCCGAGGCCCGCAGTCAGTCCGGACAGCAGCCCGACCAGCAGGGTGATGAGCACGATGACGGTTCCCATCAGGGCGAACCGCCCTTTGGCGAATTTCAGATCTCTCCAGGCGACGAACACCTTCGGTCTGCCCCTTCACGGTGGTGGATGCGGTATGCCCCCAGCGTCGCCGCCGGCTGCCCGCGCGGGCATCTGGCAGGGGACGGCACTTCGCAGGTCGAAAGGCGGCGCGCGGCTTGTAACTTTCGACGGAGGCCCGGGTGCGGCTCGGTTCCTTAGGCTTGAGGGACTGTGAACACCGCTGCTCCTGCACTGACCCCGACGACCCGGGCCCTGTCCTGGTGCCTGCACCTGATGGTCGTCGCCCTCCTCGCGCTGGCCGCCGGCCGGGCCGTGGCCGACGGCCGCCCGCACGCCGCGGCGACCGTCGCCGTCGCCGTGGTGTGCGGGCTGGTGTACGCGGTCGGACCGCTGCTGCCCGGCATCCGCCGTGACCGGCGGGCCGCTGCCTGGTGGCTGGCTGCCGTCGGCGCGGTGTGGCTGGCGTTGCTGGTCCTGACCCCCGACGGGGTGTGGCTCGCCTTCCCCCTGTACTTCCTCCAGCTCCATCTGCTGCCGCGCCCGGCCGGCCTGGCCTCCGTGGCGGTGACCGCGCTCGCGGCGATCACCGCGTTCGCCGTCCACCAGGGCTCCTTCGGTGCGGCCATGGCGATCGGCCCGGCGATCGGAGCCGCCGTCGCGGTCGCCGTGGTGTGGGGGTACCAGGCCCTCTACCGGGAGAGCGAACAGCGCAGGCGGCTGATCGAGGAGCTGACCGCCACCCGCGCGGACCTGGCCGAGGCCCAACACACCGCCGGGGTGCTGGCCGAACGCGAACGCCTCGCCCGCGAGATCCACGACACCCTCGCCCAGGGCCTGTCCAGCATCCAGTTGCTGCTGACCGCCGCCGAACGGGCACTGCCCGGCGCACCGGAGAACGGTGCCCGCTACATCGGCCAGGCCCGCCAGGCCGCGGTCGACAATCTCGCCGAGGCCCGCCGGTTCGTCGCCGCCCTCGCCCCGCCCGCGCTGGAGGGCACCACCCTGGCCGGTGCCCTGGAGCGCCTGTGCGCCACCACCAGTGCGCGGCACCGGCTCATCGCCCGCTTCCACCTCAGCGGCGATCCGGTGTCCCTGCCCACCGCGCACGAAGTCGCCCTGCTGCGCGTCGCCCAGTCCGCCCTCGCCAACACGGTGCGCCACGCGGGGGCCACCACCGTCGACGTCACCCTCAGCCACCTCGGCGACCGGGTGGCGCTCGATGTCGTGGACGACGGCACCGGTTTCGACCCCGCCGGGCTGCCCGCGCCCGACCCGGAGACCGGCGGTTTCGGCCTGGCCGCCATGCGCGCCCGGCTCCGTGCGCTCGGCGGCACCCTGACCGTCGACTCCGCTCCCGGTCAGGGCACCGCCCTGGCCGCCAGGCTCCCGCTCAACCCGCCCGCCGAGACCGAGGCCCGCCCGTGACTGACACCCCCATCCGTCTTCTCGTCGCCGACGACCATCCCGTGGTGCGGGCAGGGCTGCGCGCCGTCCTGGAGACCGAACCCGGCTTGGTCGTGGTGGCCGAGGCCGCGACCGCCGAGGACGCCGTCGCGCGTGCCGCCGCGGGCGACATCGACGTCGTCCTGATGGACCTGCAGTTCGGCAGGGGGATGGGCGGTGCGGAGGCCACCGCCCAGATCACCGCCCGGCCGGGCGCCCCCCGAGTTCTGATCGTCACCACCTACGACTCCGACGCCGACACCCTCCCGGCCATCGAGGCCGGCGCCACCGGGTATCTCCTCAAGGACGCCCCACCCGAGGACCTGGCCGCCGCAGTGCGCACCGCCGCCGCCGGACGCACCACCTTGGCCCCGGCAGTAGCCGACCGGCTGATGAACCGGTTGCGCGACCCCGGCACCGCACTGACCCGGCGGGAGACGGAAGTCCTCGCCCTGGTCGCAGCGGGCCTGTCCAACCAGGCCATCGGCCGGCAGCTCCACCTCACCGAGGGCACCGTCAAGTCGCATCTGGCCCGCATCTACGCCAAGCTCGGCGTCGACTCGCGCACTGCCGCCGTTGCCACCGCCACCGACCTGGGGCTGATCCGGCGCTGACCGGAGGACCGTCGGTGGTCCGGGCGCCGATCGGGGAGGAACCGGACCGTGGCCGCGGGGCCTGCGTCAGGACGGTGTGCGGGCCGCGGCCAGCAGCCTGCTCACCTCGTCGGCGCAGATGGTCAGGGCGGCGCCGACGGTGGTGAGGGCGTCACGTTCGGCCGGGGTGTAGGGGCCGTCGGCGAGGGCGATGCGGGCGGCCTGCAGCAACAGGGACTCCCGGCCGACCGGTGCCAAGTGCGGGGCGAGCGGGTCCAGGGCCTCGTGCAGCTCTATGGTCAGGCTCGCCCCGCACGGCCCGCCCAGGACCCGCCCGGTGTCGGCGGCGACGGCGTCGACCAGCGCGGCAAGCTGGTCCTCGGTGCAGCCGTCGAAGCCGGCCGCGCGCACCAGGGCGGCGGCCGTCTCCAGGGTCGTACGGGAACAGGTGCCTCCGGCGGCGAGCACGGCCAGGGCGATGGTGTGCACGGCGTCTCGGAGCAGTGCCGAGAAGCGCCGGGTGGTGGGGTGGTCGAGGACATCGGTGGCGTAGTGGTGCCGGCAGGCCGCGCACTCCACGACCGGCCCGGTCGCCCCGCGCGGCAGCACGGGCAGGCCGAGCAGGGTGAGGCGGCGGCGCCCGGTGAGCCGCTGATAGTTGCGGTCGCCACCGCAGCCGGGGCAGAAGAACTCGCCGTCTCCCACGGGTGTCCATGCGGTGCGGGTGCCCAGGATGCGCACAGCCCTGGTGACACGGCCGTCTCGTCCCCGTACTGGCAGCACGTCGCACCTCCGTAACCGCGCGGCAACATCGCCGTGCTGGCGTGATGTTAGCCACATCACGGACGTGACGTCAGTACCCCGAACGAGACCCATCTGTGACCTGATCGGCCCTATGGCCGGGAAGCGGCGGTGCCCCGGCTGCCGCATGCGGCAGCCGGGGCACCGAAACACCCGGTCGGAGCGTCAGCGGGCCGCGCGGTTCACCGCGGAGACGACCGCCTTCAGCGAAGCACGCGTCGTGTTCGCATCGATACCGATCCCCCACAGCACCTTGTCGTCGATCGCGCACTCGATGTAGGAGGCCGCCTGCGCGGAGGCGCCCTCGCTCATCGTGTGCTCCTGGTAATCCAGCAGGCGTACGTCGATGCCGATGGACTGCAGGGCGTCGAAGAAGGCCGAGATCGGACCGTTGCCGGTGCCGGTCAGGACGGTGTCCTCACCGTCGACGGTCGCTTCGACGGTCAGGGTGTCGATGCCGTCGGTGTCGGTGTTCGACTGGCCGGTCCGGACCTGGATGCGGCCCCACGGGTTCTGGGGGTTCGGCAGGTACTCGTCCTGGAAGACCGACCAGATCTCCTTCGGGGTGATCTCACCGCCCTCGGCGTCCGTCTTCGCCTGGATGATCCTGGAGAACTCGATCTGCATCCGGCGCGGCAGGTCCAGCTTGTGGTCGTTCTTCAGGACGTAGGAGACGCCGCCCTTGCCGGACTGGGAGTTGACACGGATCACGGCTTCGTAGGAGCGGCCGACGTCCTTGGGGTCGATCGGCAGGTACGGCACCGCCCACTCGATGTCGTCCACCGTGACGCCCTTGGTCTTCGCGTCGGCCTCCATGGCGTCGAAGCCCTTCTTGATGGCGTCCTGGTGGGAGCCGGAGAAGGACGTGTAGACCAGGTCGCCCACGTACGGGTGGCGCGGGTGGACCTCCATTTGGTTGCAGTACTCCCACGTACGGCGGATCTCGTCGATGTCGGAGAAGTCGATCTGCGGGTCGACACCCTGCGAGAACAGGTTCATGCCCAGGGTGACCAGGTCGACGTTGCCGGTGCGCTCGCCCTGCCCGAACAGGCAGCCCTCGACGCGGTCGGCGCCGGCCATCAGCGCCAGTTCGGCCGCCGCCACGGCCGTACCCCGGTCGTTGTGCGGGTGGACGGACAGGCAGACGTACTCCCGCCGGGACAGGTTGCGGTGCATCCACTCGAAGCGGTCCGCGTGCGTGGACGGGGTCGAACGCTCCACGGTGGCGGGCAGGTTGAGGATGATCTCGCGGCCCGGGCCGGGCTGGTAGACGTCCATGACCGCCTCGCAGACTTCCAGTGCGAAGTCCAGCTCGGTGTCGGTGAAGATCTCCGGCGAGTATTGGTATCCGAACTCCGTCTCCGGGCCCAGCAGCTTCTCGGCGTACTCCATCACCAGGCGGGTGCCGTCGACCGCGATCTGCTTGATGTCGTCCTTGGAGCCGCGGAACACCACCCGGCGGAACACGGGAGCCGTCGCGTTGTACAGGTGGACGGTGGCCCTGCGGGCCCCCTTCAGGGACTCCACGGTCCGCTCGATCAGGTCCTCGCGGGCCTGGGTGAGGACGGAGATCGTCACGTCCTCGGGGATCGCACCCTCCTCCTCGATGATCGAGCGTACGAAGTCGAAGTCGGTCTGACCGGAGGCGGGGAAGCCGACCTCGATCTCCTTGTAGCCCATCGTGACCAGTTGGTCGAACATCCGGCGCTTGCGCTCGGGCGACATCGGGTCGATCAGGGCCTGGTTGCCGTCACGCAGGTCGGTGGAGAGCCAGCGGGGGGCGGTGGTGATCCGCTTGCCGGGCCAGCTGCGGTCGGGGATGTCGACCTGCTGGTAGCGACCGTACTTGTGGACCGGCATGGAGGTGGGCTGCTGGCGGTTGGCCATGGTGCGGGGCTCCTCAAGGATGTCCGGAAGGACGGCCGACGACGCAACGCCAAGCTCCGCGGGGAGGGGGTCGGCCTCGACTACAGGCCCTCGCCGCGGCAGCTAAGAAGAAGCAGCCCGAAACGCATGATGTCCCGCATGGTAGCCGAGCCGCACCGGCCGCGAGGGTCCGTATCAGTATGCGGGACCGTAAGAAACAATGGAGCGAAACAGACAAAAGAGTGCGTCATGCCACTTCGACTACGGAGAGCAAGGCGAACACCCCCGTATTGTCACCGTATTTCACCAATCACGGTTGCGGGTAGTGACAACAGTGTCACACGGTGCAATGGTGCCGGACATGACGACCAACGGGGGCTTCCAGCCCGTCTTCTGCACGATCGTGCCGCCGCACGTCCTCGACAAGCTCGCCCAGGCCGAGGACCCCGCGCTGTCCGGACCGGCCCGCCGGTCCCTGGAACACGACGCCTACCAGCGCACCCGCCGCAGCCTGACCACGGTCCTCGGCGTACCCGCCGTCACCCCGCCCGCCGGCGCCGCAGACCAGCCGCACCGCACCATCTACGACGCCCACCACGCACAGGACCTCCCCGGCACGCAGGTCCGCACGGAGGGCGCCGAACCGGTCTCCGACGCCACCGTCAACCGCGCCTACGCGGGACTCGGTGCCACCTTCGAGCTGTACCTCACGGCGTACGGCCGACACTCCATCGATGACGACGGGCTGCCGCTGGACGCCACCGTGCACTTCGGCGAGGGCTACGACAACGCCTTCTGGAACGGCGAGCAGATGGTGTTCGGTGACGGCGACGGCGAGATCTTCCTCGACTTCACCATCCCGGTCGACGTCATCGGCCACGAGCTGACCCACGGCGTCACCCAGCACACCGCGAACCTGGAGTACTACGGCCAGTCCGGCGCCCTGAACGAATCGGTCTCCGACGTCTTCGGCTCGCTGATCAAGCAGTACACACTCGGCCAGACCGCTACCGAGGCCGACTGGCTGATCGGCGCGGGCCTGCTCGCGCCGCGCGTCACCGGCACCGCGCTGCGCTCCATGAAGGCTCCGGGCACGGCGTACGACGACAGCACCCTCGGCAAGGACCCGCAGCCGGCGAGGATGGAGGACTACGTCCACACCAACCGTGACAACGGCGGCGTGCACATCAACTCCGGCATCCCGAACCACGCCTTCTACCTGGTCGCCGCGGCCCTCGGCGGCCGTGCCTGGGAGAGGGCCGGGCAGATCTGGTACGACGTGCTCACCGGCGGCGACCTGGCGTCGGACGCGCTGTTCGCCGACTTCGCCACGCTGACGGTGCAGGTGGCCCGGGAGCGGTACGGCGCGGGCGACGAACTCCAGGCCGTGCAGAAGGCGTGGGAGCAGGTCGGGGTGCGGACGCTGTAGAGGCGTGCTTCCCCACCGGAGCTTTCCGTACTAGACAGGGCCCATGCGTATCCAGGTACGGCGCACGGGCGGTTTCGCGGGCATCGAGCGCCGGGCCGAGGTGGACACCTCACCCCGGTCCGACGCCCCCGAGTGGCACACCCTGGCCGAACGCGTCCTCGCGTCCGGCCGGAGCACACCGCCCGACGGCGTCCCAGACGGTTTCCGGTACGAGATCACGGTGGACGGCCGCACGGTGTACGCGGCCGACCCCCTGCTGACCGACGCGGAGAGGGAGTTGGTGTCCCGTGTGCTGAAGGAGGGCGCCTAGGCCGCGGCAGGCGACGTTTGTGACGGGGCGAACGTTGCCTGTTGCGGCAACAGCGTGCGACAACGAGCAGCAACGCCCGTTTCCTGCAGAGGCGTTGACTCCCTTACCGCGGGTAAGGATGATCCGGCCATGGCGACTGACACAGGCAGGGCGGCCCCATCGATCCCCCGCTTCCCGGACGGTTTCCTATGGGGTGTATCGACCTCGGCCCACCAGATCGAAGGAGCCGCCCAGGAGCGCGAGCCTTCCGTGTGGGACGAGTTCACTTCCGAACCGGGACGGGTGAAGGACGGTTCGACGGCGGCGGTGGCCTGCGACCACTACCACCGCTACCCCGAGGACGTGGCCCTCCTGGCCGACCTCGGCGTGGACGCGTACCGCTTCTCCATCTCCTGGCCCCGGGTGGACTCCCCCGGCGGCCTGGACTTCTACGACCGCCTGGTGGACGAGCTGTGCGCGGCAGGCGTGCGACCGGTGCCCACACTCTTCCACTGGGACCTGCCCGCCTCGCTGGACTGGCTCCAGCGGGACACGGCGGCGCGGTTCGCCGACTACGTCACCGTGGTGGCGGAGCGGCTCGGCGACCGCGTCGACAAGTGGATCACTCTCAACGAGCCCGCAGAGCACACCCTCCTCGGCCACGCTCTCGGCACCCACGCGCCCGGCAAACAACTGCTCTTCGACGCCCTCCCGGTCGCCCACCACCAGCTCCTCGCCCATGGCCTCGCGGTACGGGCGCTGCGCGCGACCGGGGCTGCGGACATCGGCATCGCCAACTCCCACGGCCCCACCCGGCCAGCCTCTGTCGAACCGGCGGACACGGAGGCGGCCGACTTCTACGACCTCCTGCTCAACCGACTGTTCGCCGAGCCGGTGATCCTCGGCCGCTACCCCGACGGCCTGGGCGAGTTGATGTCGAAAGACGTCGAGTCCGATCTGAAGGTCATCGCCGAGCCCCTCGACTGGTACGGCATCAACTACTACGCGCCGACCAGGGTCGGTGCCCCCAGGGACGGTGACTCCGAGTACGGCGGAATGAGGATGCCCCCCGGGCTCCCCTTCTCGCTCCGGGAGATCGAGGGCGTCCCGGTGACCGACTTCGGCTGGCCGATCGTCCCCGAGGCCCTCACCGAGCTGCTGTGCGGCTTCCGGGAGCGCTACGGCGCACGTCTCCCGCCGATCATCATCACCGAGAACGGCTGCTCCGGCGAGGGCGTCGACGACCAGGGCCGCATCGCATACCTAGACGCCCACCTCCGCGCCCTACACACCGCGCTGGAGGCCGGCGTGGACGTACGCGGATATTTCGTGTGGTCGCTGATGGACAACTTCGAGTGGGCAGAGGGATATGCGCGCCGTTTCGGTCTGGTGCACGTGGACTACGAGACCCAGAAGCGCACGCCCAAGGCCTCCTACCAGTGGTTCCGCGACGTACTGCGGGCACAGCGGTGACCCACGGCGGCGCCTTGGGGTGACGGCCGGGCCCGGGCGGCGCGGAACGGGGCCCGGGGCACCGGGTCCCGCGGGGGAACCCGGCCGCTGAGCGCGCACCCGGGTCCCGCTGCCGGCCGGACGGTGGCGGTCGGCTAGAACCCCAGCCGACGGAGCTGCTTCGGATCGCGCTGCCAGTCCTTGGCGACCTTCACGTGCAGGTCCAGGAAGACGGGTGTGCCGAGCAGCGCTTCGATGTGCTTGCGGGACTTGATGCCGACGTCCTTCAGCCGCTTGCCCTTGGGGCCGATGATGATGCCCTTCTGGCTGGGCCGCTCGATGTAGACGTTGGCGTGGATGTCCAGGAGGGGACGGTCGGCAGGGCGGTCCTCGCGCGGGAGCATCTCCTCCACGACCACCGCGATGGAGTGCGGCAGCTCG contains:
- a CDS encoding ABC transporter permease, encoding MFVAWRDLKFAKGRFALMGTVIVLITLLVGLLSGLTAGLGRQNTSAITGLPADRIAFAAPSRGQDLSYANSNVTAEQWQRWAKVPGVTRAEPLGISTTRATAGERSAGVSVFGVRPGSRLAPDGSDVKGSAAVLSTTAADDLGLKPGGTFTLAGQKMTVAAVQGDAFFTHTPVIWTSLDVWQRTAPPTGSGTGPAATVIALNTASGVDVSAADRAIGTKTVSKDNSLSAIGSYTSENGSLQLMRGFLFAISALVVGAFFTVWTIQRSGDIAVLKALGASTAQLLKDALGQAVVLLVGGTLVGTAIAAGLGAAVVKSAVPFLLTPATVLVPAVVMILLGALGAGLSVRRITSVDPLTALGSAR
- a CDS encoding sensor histidine kinase, with protein sequence MNTAAPALTPTTRALSWCLHLMVVALLALAAGRAVADGRPHAAATVAVAVVCGLVYAVGPLLPGIRRDRRAAAWWLAAVGAVWLALLVLTPDGVWLAFPLYFLQLHLLPRPAGLASVAVTALAAITAFAVHQGSFGAAMAIGPAIGAAVAVAVVWGYQALYRESEQRRRLIEELTATRADLAEAQHTAGVLAERERLAREIHDTLAQGLSSIQLLLTAAERALPGAPENGARYIGQARQAAVDNLAEARRFVAALAPPALEGTTLAGALERLCATTSARHRLIARFHLSGDPVSLPTAHEVALLRVAQSALANTVRHAGATTVDVTLSHLGDRVALDVVDDGTGFDPAGLPAPDPETGGFGLAAMRARLRALGGTLTVDSAPGQGTALAARLPLNPPAETEARP
- a CDS encoding response regulator, whose protein sequence is MTDTPIRLLVADDHPVVRAGLRAVLETEPGLVVVAEAATAEDAVARAAAGDIDVVLMDLQFGRGMGGAEATAQITARPGAPRVLIVTTYDSDADTLPAIEAGATGYLLKDAPPEDLAAAVRTAAAGRTTLAPAVADRLMNRLRDPGTALTRRETEVLALVAAGLSNQAIGRQLHLTEGTVKSHLARIYAKLGVDSRTAAVATATDLGLIRR
- a CDS encoding TerB family tellurite resistance protein gives rise to the protein MLPVRGRDGRVTRAVRILGTRTAWTPVGDGEFFCPGCGGDRNYQRLTGRRRLTLLGLPVLPRGATGPVVECAACRHHYATDVLDHPTTRRFSALLRDAVHTIALAVLAAGGTCSRTTLETAAALVRAAGFDGCTEDQLAALVDAVAADTGRVLGGPCGASLTIELHEALDPLAPHLAPVGRESLLLQAARIALADGPYTPAERDALTTVGAALTICADEVSRLLAAARTPS
- the leuA gene encoding 2-isopropylmalate synthase, giving the protein MANRQQPTSMPVHKYGRYQQVDIPDRSWPGKRITTAPRWLSTDLRDGNQALIDPMSPERKRRMFDQLVTMGYKEIEVGFPASGQTDFDFVRSIIEEEGAIPEDVTISVLTQAREDLIERTVESLKGARRATVHLYNATAPVFRRVVFRGSKDDIKQIAVDGTRLVMEYAEKLLGPETEFGYQYSPEIFTDTELDFALEVCEAVMDVYQPGPGREIILNLPATVERSTPSTHADRFEWMHRNLSRREYVCLSVHPHNDRGTAVAAAELALMAGADRVEGCLFGQGERTGNVDLVTLGMNLFSQGVDPQIDFSDIDEIRRTWEYCNQMEVHPRHPYVGDLVYTSFSGSHQDAIKKGFDAMEADAKTKGVTVDDIEWAVPYLPIDPKDVGRSYEAVIRVNSQSGKGGVSYVLKNDHKLDLPRRMQIEFSRIIQAKTDAEGGEITPKEIWSVFQDEYLPNPQNPWGRIQVRTGQSNTDTDGIDTLTVEATVDGEDTVLTGTGNGPISAFFDALQSIGIDVRLLDYQEHTMSEGASAQAASYIECAIDDKVLWGIGIDANTTRASLKAVVSAVNRAAR
- a CDS encoding M4 family metallopeptidase, giving the protein MTTNGGFQPVFCTIVPPHVLDKLAQAEDPALSGPARRSLEHDAYQRTRRSLTTVLGVPAVTPPAGAADQPHRTIYDAHHAQDLPGTQVRTEGAEPVSDATVNRAYAGLGATFELYLTAYGRHSIDDDGLPLDATVHFGEGYDNAFWNGEQMVFGDGDGEIFLDFTIPVDVIGHELTHGVTQHTANLEYYGQSGALNESVSDVFGSLIKQYTLGQTATEADWLIGAGLLAPRVTGTALRSMKAPGTAYDDSTLGKDPQPARMEDYVHTNRDNGGVHINSGIPNHAFYLVAAALGGRAWERAGQIWYDVLTGGDLASDALFADFATLTVQVARERYGAGDELQAVQKAWEQVGVRTL
- a CDS encoding protealysin inhibitor emfourin; this encodes MRIQVRRTGGFAGIERRAEVDTSPRSDAPEWHTLAERVLASGRSTPPDGVPDGFRYEITVDGRTVYAADPLLTDAERELVSRVLKEGA
- a CDS encoding GH1 family beta-glucosidase, which produces MATDTGRAAPSIPRFPDGFLWGVSTSAHQIEGAAQEREPSVWDEFTSEPGRVKDGSTAAVACDHYHRYPEDVALLADLGVDAYRFSISWPRVDSPGGLDFYDRLVDELCAAGVRPVPTLFHWDLPASLDWLQRDTAARFADYVTVVAERLGDRVDKWITLNEPAEHTLLGHALGTHAPGKQLLFDALPVAHHQLLAHGLAVRALRATGAADIGIANSHGPTRPASVEPADTEAADFYDLLLNRLFAEPVILGRYPDGLGELMSKDVESDLKVIAEPLDWYGINYYAPTRVGAPRDGDSEYGGMRMPPGLPFSLREIEGVPVTDFGWPIVPEALTELLCGFRERYGARLPPIIITENGCSGEGVDDQGRIAYLDAHLRALHTALEAGVDVRGYFVWSLMDNFEWAEGYARRFGLVHVDYETQKRTPKASYQWFRDVLRAQR